The window AAGAAGATGGCGCACCCGACAGGATTCGAACCTGTGACCTCTGCCTTCGGAGGGCAGCACTCTATCCAGCTGAGCTACGGGTGCGTCTGCGGCTCTAGAGCCGGACGGCGGTGCTTACAGCATGGGCCGGGCCGCCTCAATCCCTGAATCTCGACGGCACGCCTTCTTGGGCGCGGCTTGGCTCAAGAGCCGCGAAGGCCTAGCCTCGCGGTCGGAGAGAGGGAGTTTCCATGCGCGTTTCCACCATCGCCGCCCTGACGGCCGCCGCCCTTCTGACCGCCTGCGCCAGCGCGCCGAAACCTGCGGCGGACAGCCTGGACATGGTGGGGCGCGACTATGTCGCCCTGACGCTGGAGATCGGCGAACGCGAGCCAGGCTATGTCGACGCCTATTACGGCCCGGCGGAATGGGCTGAGGCGGCCAAGGCCCATCCGCGTGGCCTGCCCCAACTGGCCGAAGGCGCCGCCGCCCTGAGCCGACGACTGGAGGCCCTGCCCACCGCCGGTCTGGACGCCCAGAGCCGGCAACGTCGCGCCTATCTGTCGGCCCACGTCTCGGCGGCCTCGGCGCGGCTGCGGATGCTGCAGGGCGAGAAAATGAGCTTCGCCGACGAGGCCGAGGCCCTGTTCGGCGTGCGGCCGGAGCTGCGGCCCCTGTCGTCCTATGATCCCGTGCTGGCGCGCATCGACGCCCTGGTCCCCGGCGAAGGACCGCTGGCCGACCGGGTCGCCGCCTTCCGCGCCCGCTACGTCATTCCCAAGGATCGGTTGGAGCCGGTGATGCGGGCCGCCATCAACGAGTGCAAGGCGCGCACCGAGCGGCACATGACCCTGCCCGCCAACGAGACCTTCACCCTGGAGTTCGTCAACAACAAGCCATGGTCGGGCTACAACTGGTACAAGGGGAACGCCTTCAGCCTGATCCAGGTGAACACCGACCTGCCCATTTTCATCGACCGCGCCGTCGATCTGGGCTGCCACGAGGGCTATCCCGGCCACCACGTCTACAACGCCCTGCTGGAACAGACCTTCGTGAAGCAGAAGGGCTGGGTCGAGATGAGCGTCTATCCCCTGTTCAGCCCTATGTCCTTCATCGCCGAGGGCAGCGCCAACTACGGCATCGACCTGGCCTTCCCCGGTCATGAGCGCACCGATTTCGAGAAGCGCGTCCTCTATCCCCTGGCCGGGCTGGACCCCGCGACAGCCGAAGCCCAGACGCAGCTTTTGGCCCTGACGCGTGAATTGGCGCGGGCGGAATACACCGTGGCCGACGCCTATCTGGCCGGTCGGATCGACCGCGAGACGGCGCTGGACCAACTGCAGAAATACAGCCTGGTGGCGCGCGACCGGGCCAACCAGCGCCTCACCTTCATCGAGACCTACCGCTCCTACATCATCAACTACGGGCTGGGTCGCGACATGGTGCAGGCCTGGGTCGAAGATCAGGGGCCGGATCATTGGGCCACGACCGAGCGGCTGCTGGCCAGCCAGACCCTTCCGGTCGATCTGGACTAGCGCCGCCAGGCAACCCCCTTCGCGCAATTGCGTTTACCGCCAAGGTTCAACGCAAGAAGGGGGACATCCCATGCGCATCCGTATCCTGACGATCGCCGCCGCCTCGGCCCTGGCGCTCGGCGCCGCCGCCTGCACCCAGGCCGAGCAGAACAAGGCCGAGGCCAATGTCGATGCGGCGGGCGACAAGGCGGCCGAGGTCGCGGCCCAGACTGGCGAAGTGGTCGAGTCCGGCGCCATGAAGGCGGCTCAGGCTGTCGAGGAAGGCGCCGGCAAGGTCGCTGACAAGCTGGAAGACAAGCAGGCTCAGGCCGCCGCCGAAGGCCGCCCCGGCGCCGTCGATCCAGCCACGGACACCCGCGTTCCGGCCAAGAACTGACCGAAAGGCCTTCCCCTTTTCCGCATCAGGGAAGGGGGGACCATTCGCGGCGGACGCCCGCATCCTCCTCACGCGCCAGCCCTATGTCGCGCAGCTGCGAGAATCGGGCGGGGGACAGCCGCGACAGGGCCCACGCCGCCGCCCCGCGCACCACGGGCGCCGGATCGTCCAGCAGGGCCTCGACCGGGGCGATCAGTTCGGCGTCGTCGGAGTTCCCCGCCGCATAGAGGACGTTGCGGATGAACCGGTCCCGCCCGATGCGCTTGACCGGGCTCTTGGTGAACAGGGCGCGAAACGCCGTATCGTCCAGCGCCAGCAGGTCGGCCAGCCTCGGCCCCTTCAGGGCGTCGCGGGCGTGCAGACGGGCTTCCGACGCCCCTTGCGCGAACTTGTTCCACGGACAGGCGCCCAGACAGTCGTCGCAGCCATAGATGCGCGGCCCCGCCGCGATGCGGAACTCGATCGGCCAGGGCTCGGCATACTCGATGGTCAGATAGGACAGGCAGCGCCGCGCATCGATCTGGAAGGGCGCAGGAAAGGCGTTCGTCGGGCAGGCGTCCAGGCAGGCGGTGCAGCGGCCGCAATGCTCGGTCTCCGGCTCATCCGGTTCGATCTCGGCGGCGGTCAGGATGACGCCGAGGAAGAGCCAATTGCCGTGGGTGCGGCTCAGCAGATTGGTGTGCTTGCCCTGCCAGCCCAGACCGGCGCGCTGGGCCAGGGGCTTCTCCATCAGGGGAGCGGTGTCGACGAAGACCTTCACGTCTTGCCCCAACCGGGCGGCCATCTGTCCGGCCAGGATCTTCAGCCGCCCCTTGATGACCTCGTGATAGTCGTCGCCGCGCGCATAGACGGAGATATAGCCCGCCGACCTGTCCTGTAGTTCCGGCAGGGGATCGGCCTCGGGGCCGTAGTTCATGCCCAGGACGATGGCGGTCTTCGCCCCGTCCCACATGGCGGTGGGGTGGGCGCGGCGCTCCAGCGTCGTCTCCATCCAGCCCATGTCGCCGTGACGCCCGGCCTCGACGAAGTGGGCCAGCTTCTCGCCCGCGCTCCAGGGTTCGCTGGCCGAGGCGAAGCGGCACACGCCGAAGCCCAGCTCGGCGGCGCGTTGTCGGATGAAGATGCGGGGATCGGCCGCCATGACGGGGCCTTTGCCCCTGTTAGCCTCAGAAGTCGAGGTCGGCGTACCAGGTGGCCGGATGGACGCCTGGGAAACGGTCGCTCAACAGCGTCCGGAAACAGGGGCGCGACTTCAGCTTGGAGTACCAGGTCTTCAGCGACGGATAGGAGGCCCAGGTGATCTCGCCGAAATAGTCCAGCACCGACAGGTGGCCCGCCGCGATCAGATCGGCCTGGCTGAGCCGGCGCCCGGCCAGCCATTCGCGCCCGGCGGCCAGACCTTCCAGCATGGCCAGATGAACGCGCAGGGCGTCGCGGCCCTCGCGCAGCATCCGCGCCTCGGGCGGGCCGAGGCGCAGCAGGGGCTTCTCCATCCGCTCGTGCAGCAGGACAGCGTCCACCTCGTCGATGAAACGGCGGTTGAACCAGGTCGCCAGGCGCCGCGCCTCGGCGCGCTCGCCGATGTCGGCGGGCATCAGGACGTCGCCCTTGGAGCGGTCCTCGATCCAGCCGAGGATGGCGTCGGTTTCGCACAGGGTCAGGGTCTTGCCCTTTTCCGTCACCGTCAGAACCGGGGGCATGCCGGAGGGATTGAGGTCGAAGAGCGGGCAGTCCTCTTCCCACGGCTTG of the Brevundimonas pondensis genome contains:
- the queG gene encoding tRNA epoxyqueuosine(34) reductase QueG, with translation MAADPRIFIRQRAAELGFGVCRFASASEPWSAGEKLAHFVEAGRHGDMGWMETTLERRAHPTAMWDGAKTAIVLGMNYGPEADPLPELQDRSAGYISVYARGDDYHEVIKGRLKILAGQMAARLGQDVKVFVDTAPLMEKPLAQRAGLGWQGKHTNLLSRTHGNWLFLGVILTAAEIEPDEPETEHCGRCTACLDACPTNAFPAPFQIDARRCLSYLTIEYAEPWPIEFRIAAGPRIYGCDDCLGACPWNKFAQGASEARLHARDALKGPRLADLLALDDTAFRALFTKSPVKRIGRDRFIRNVLYAAGNSDDAELIAPVEALLDDPAPVVRGAAAWALSRLSPARFSQLRDIGLAREEDAGVRREWSPLP
- the fzlA gene encoding FtsZ-binding protein FzlA, with translation MSAPAVLYHFAFHPGSRTARLALGEARVDFGEELVKPWEEDCPLFDLNPSGMPPVLTVTEKGKTLTLCETDAILGWIEDRSKGDVLMPADIGERAEARRLATWFNRRFIDEVDAVLLHERMEKPLLRLGPPEARMLREGRDALRVHLAMLEGLAAGREWLAGRRLSQADLIAAGHLSVLDYFGEITWASYPSLKTWYSKLKSRPCFRTLLSDRFPGVHPATWYADLDF